The Vespa velutina chromosome 4, iVesVel2.1, whole genome shotgun sequence genome has a window encoding:
- the LOC124948457 gene encoding baculoviral IAP repeat-containing protein 5, which produces MDFLPTTSSLFWKTVRLETFKDWPYQSSEDACNPERMASAGFFSKATKEEPDLVECFICSKQLDGWEPTDDPWKEHENHQPSCAFVKLQKQDECLWTVYELFELIKAYNLKECECELENAKTKVKNEAAKLAEEIPLLFKSIRKGKRGGSKVDGD; this is translated from the exons ATGGATTTTTTACC aacaaCTTCATCATTATTTTGGAAAACGGTGAGATTGGAAACGTTCAAAGATTGGCCTTATCAATCTTCCGAAGATGCTTGTAATCCAGAACGTATGGCTTCTGCCGGTTTCTTTTCCAAAGCAACAAAGGAAGAACCAGACTTAGTagaatgttttatttgttctaaGCAACTTGATGGTTGGGAACCTACCGATGATCCATG GAAAGAACATGAAAATCATCAACCCTCGTGTGCATTTGTAAAACTACAAAAACAAGACGAATGCCTATGGACCGTTTatgaattattcgaattaataaaaGCATATAATTTAAAGGAATGC gagtGTGAATTAGAAAATGCCAAAactaaagtaaaaaatgaggCAGCTAAACTTGCAGAGGAAATACCATTATTGTttaaaagtataagaaaaggtaaaagaggaggaagtaAAGTTGACGGTGATTAA